In Planctomycetia bacterium, the following are encoded in one genomic region:
- a CDS encoding peptide-binding protein, with protein MVTRLIVSSGKSAGRTISIKRNKLLIGRADDCDVRPLSDEVSRRHCAVHVGPAEVWVEDLGSRNGTYVNGVRIAEKTRVADGDMIRVGALELKVSCVDPAARGGTHDDVSRWLMADEKPAGMFDTTQPVPVAQAAAAGQAADDSSLITGVGTVQTEPLAGDTIVGRSSATSTAAIEALRAANARPAGLPSDPRKSSDSSRDAAAEALRKFFEKR; from the coding sequence ATGGTCACCAGACTGATCGTCTCCTCCGGCAAGAGCGCCGGCCGAACCATTTCGATCAAGCGAAACAAGCTGCTCATCGGCCGTGCCGATGACTGCGACGTACGGCCGTTGAGCGACGAGGTCAGTCGCCGGCACTGTGCCGTGCACGTGGGGCCGGCGGAGGTCTGGGTCGAGGATCTCGGCAGCCGCAATGGAACGTACGTCAATGGCGTGCGGATTGCCGAGAAAACCCGGGTGGCCGACGGCGACATGATCCGTGTCGGGGCTCTGGAATTGAAGGTGTCCTGCGTTGACCCAGCGGCGCGGGGCGGAACGCATGACGACGTGTCGCGCTGGCTGATGGCCGACGAGAAACCGGCCGGCATGTTCGACACCACGCAGCCCGTGCCAGTCGCGCAGGCCGCCGCGGCCGGGCAGGCGGCCGATGATTCCTCCTTGATCACCGGCGTCGGCACCGTGCAGACGGAACCGCTTGCCGGAGACACGATTGTGGGGCGGAGTTCCGCGACATCGACGGCGGCGATCGAGGCACTGCGGGCAGCCAACGCCCGGCCCGCCGGCCTGCCCAGCGATCCGCGCAAGTCATCCGACTCGTCGCGCGACGCCGCGGCCGAGGCTTTGCGCAAGTTCTTCGAGAAGCGCTGA
- the serA gene encoding D-3-phosphoglycerate dehydrogenase, translated as MLDTLSPDGIALLDAAASAGITYEVATGLAGDALREALARHDGAICRSGVKINAAALAGNHRLRAVVRAGVGTDNIDKEAATRQGIVVMNTPAGNTLSTAEHAFALILGLSRNIAAADASLRGHNWDRNKFMGVQLAGKTLGIVGLGRIGQAVAARARAFDMNLVGYDPFLSPDRAAELGIEMHDSVRGMLPHVDYLTVHTPLTPETRHLVGRDELTILKRGVRLVNCARGGIYDEQALIEGLESGVIGGVALDVFEKEPCTESPLFGMPGVLVTPHLGASTEEAQSQVAVEGVGLLVDFLTTGTVRHAVNSSAIDPAVLEGVRGFLDLAWRLGQLLAQLDDGPPRSCSIAYRGEIAARNTRLITAAFAAGLLESSIEDVNIVNAEMLLRERGIELVEQSRTDPGAFSSVVAVDLVSGDRVHRAAGTLFGRSMPRLVQLEGHRLEAYLDGVLLVFTHRDVPGIIGHVGTAFGRLGVNIGQMTVGRSSPGGDAIGVLNLDHEPSAEAVQAVLGCPGIRSARVVTLPAAGELPVWLSPPKGGVVSARRQAARA; from the coding sequence GTGCTCGACACCCTGAGCCCAGACGGCATCGCCCTGCTCGATGCCGCCGCCTCCGCCGGGATCACGTACGAGGTAGCCACCGGTCTGGCAGGAGATGCGCTGCGCGAGGCGCTGGCCCGGCACGACGGCGCGATCTGCCGCAGCGGCGTGAAGATCAACGCCGCAGCGCTGGCCGGCAACCACCGCCTCCGGGCCGTCGTTCGCGCCGGCGTCGGCACCGACAACATCGACAAGGAGGCGGCGACCCGCCAGGGCATCGTCGTCATGAATACGCCGGCGGGCAACACGCTGAGCACGGCCGAGCACGCCTTCGCGCTGATCCTCGGCCTGTCCCGCAACATCGCCGCCGCCGATGCCAGCCTGCGCGGCCACAACTGGGACCGCAACAAGTTCATGGGCGTGCAACTCGCCGGCAAGACGCTTGGCATCGTCGGCCTGGGGCGGATCGGCCAGGCCGTCGCGGCCCGGGCCCGGGCCTTCGACATGAACCTCGTGGGCTACGATCCGTTCCTGTCCCCCGACCGTGCCGCCGAGCTCGGCATCGAGATGCACGACAGCGTCCGGGGCATGCTCCCGCACGTCGACTACCTCACCGTCCATACCCCGCTCACGCCCGAGACCCGGCACCTCGTCGGCCGCGATGAGCTGACGATCCTCAAGCGCGGCGTGCGCCTGGTGAACTGCGCCCGCGGTGGCATCTACGACGAGCAGGCGCTCATCGAGGGGCTGGAGAGCGGCGTCATCGGCGGCGTCGCCCTCGACGTCTTCGAGAAGGAGCCGTGCACGGAGAGTCCGCTGTTCGGCATGCCGGGCGTGCTCGTGACGCCGCACCTCGGGGCGAGCACCGAGGAGGCGCAGTCGCAGGTGGCCGTCGAGGGTGTGGGGCTGTTGGTCGATTTTCTGACCACGGGCACCGTCCGCCACGCGGTCAACTCCAGTGCCATCGACCCCGCCGTCCTCGAGGGCGTCCGCGGCTTCCTCGACCTCGCCTGGCGGCTGGGGCAGTTGCTCGCCCAGCTCGACGACGGGCCGCCGCGGTCCTGCTCGATCGCCTACCGGGGGGAGATCGCCGCCCGCAACACGCGGCTCATCACCGCGGCTTTCGCGGCCGGCCTGCTCGAGTCGTCGATCGAGGACGTCAACATCGTCAACGCCGAGATGCTGCTCCGCGAGCGCGGCATCGAGCTCGTCGAGCAGAGCCGGACGGATCCGGGCGCGTTCAGCTCGGTCGTCGCGGTCGACCTCGTTTCCGGCGACCGCGTCCACCGGGCCGCGGGGACGCTCTTCGGCCGGTCGATGCCCCGGCTCGTGCAACTCGAGGGGCACCGGCTGGAGGCGTATCTCGACGGCGTGCTGCTGGTGTTCACCCATCGCGACGTGCCGGGCATCATCGGCCACGTCGGCACGGCCTTCGGCCGGCTGGGGGTCAACATCGGCCAGATGACGGTCGGCCGCTCTTCGCCGGGCGGGGACGCGATCGGCGTCCTCAACCTCGACCACGAGCCCTCGGCGGAGGCCGTTCAGGCGGTGCTCGGCTGCCCCGGCATCCGGTCCGCGCGGGTCGTGACGCTGCCCGCGGCCGGCGAACTTCCCGTCTGGCTGTCCCCTCCAAAAGGGGGTGTGGTTTCGGCCCGGCGGCAGGCGGCGCGGGCTTGA
- the gcvH gene encoding glycine cleavage system H protein, translated as MAGEMRFAKTHEWIRPEADGLATVGISAHAVEALTDLVFMQLPAIGRRVKAGESFGEIESVKAVSDLYAPVSGEVVEVNAALPDALDTLGSDPYGAGWIARIRPDDPAEMAGLLDRAAYDSLVAGGGQH; from the coding sequence ATGGCAGGCGAGATGAGATTCGCGAAGACCCACGAATGGATCCGGCCCGAGGCGGACGGCCTGGCGACGGTCGGCATTTCCGCCCATGCGGTCGAGGCCCTCACCGATCTGGTGTTCATGCAACTCCCGGCGATCGGCCGGCGGGTGAAGGCCGGGGAATCGTTCGGCGAGATCGAGAGCGTCAAGGCGGTCAGCGATCTCTACGCCCCGGTCTCCGGCGAGGTCGTCGAGGTCAATGCGGCCCTCCCCGATGCGCTCGACACGCTGGGCAGCGATCCCTACGGCGCAGGCTGGATCGCCCGTATTCGTCCCGACGATCCGGCGGAGATGGCCGGCCTGCTCGATCGCGCCGCCTACGATTCGCTCGTCGCCGGGGGGGGCCAGCACTGA
- the metH gene encoding methionine synthase: MTTATNATADLLRAALDNRILILDGAMGTMVHQLGLDENGFRGSLFADHHRDLKNCIDVLALTQGKAIQGIHAAYLEAGADIVETNTFGATSVALADFGLQHHTRELNLAAAKLARAAADAATARTPDRPRFVAGSIGPTNKQLSIAGNVADPGHRDVTFDQMVAAYREQIEALIDGGVDILLAETAFDTLVLKACLHAIERVFSDLGRTLPVMASFTIFEGGRTLSAQTVEACWTSISHIDLVSVGINCALGPEKLRTHVADLSRITPRPVSCYPNAGLPNALGGFDETPEMMAGVLEEFAQAGWLNIVGGCCGTTPAHIGAIAGVMKNYPPRRPAPPPRRSRYSGLEMLELRPESSFTIVGERTNVTGSRAFARLVKEERYEEALGVARQQVENGANIIDVNVDEGMLDGVQVMTKFLTLLSSEPEISRVPIMIDSSRFEVLEAGLKCVQGKGIVNSISLKEGEETFLEHARIVRSHGAAVVVMAFDEEGQATDVERRVAICTRAYRLLTERAGFPPEDIIFDPNILTVATGIEEHNRYALNFLEATRRIKEAMPAVKVSGGVSNISFSFRGNEVVRESMHSCFLYHAIRAGMEMGIVNAGQLAVYEEITPELRERIEDVLFDRRPDATERLVEFAETVKGQGGGAGPQADAWRSLDVEARLTHALVKGIADFVEVDVEEARQHYAASLEIIEGPLMRGMQTVGDLFGEGKMFLPQVVKSARVMKRAVAHLLPHMEAERLAAGTAQQKRGRVLMATVKGDVHDIGKNIVGVVLGCNGYEVVDLGVMVPCTKIIAEAIRTEADVVGLSGLITPSLDEMVQVAREFEHEGLKMPLLIGGATTSARHTAVKIAPQYSGPVVHVNDASRAAGVVEKLLNPNARDEFVQATRAAQTRDVENFKRRQETKLVGYADACAKRWTTDWATAPIAVPEFLGVRTLDPVPLAELVPFIDWSPFFLSWELKGKYPAIFADPTVGEEARKLHRDALQMLERIVRDGTLVSKAAYGFFPANSRGDDVVLFTDESRTTELGRVHTLRQQWERKGQDVFHALADFVAPVDSGRADYIGAFACTAGHGCDALCLEYDRGHDDYSSILAKALADRLAEACAEWLHARARREWGFGHDDGLSNEDLIEERYRGIRPAPGYPACPDHTEKGALFALLDAEERAGMTLTESFAMLPAASVSGLYFAHPESRYFAVDRITREQVESYARRKGMPVAEVERWLAPNLGYDA; this comes from the coding sequence ATGACGACCGCCACCAATGCCACGGCCGACCTGCTCCGCGCCGCTCTCGACAATCGGATCCTGATCCTCGACGGCGCCATGGGCACGATGGTCCACCAGCTGGGCCTCGACGAGAACGGCTTCCGCGGCAGCCTTTTTGCCGATCATCACCGCGACCTGAAGAACTGCATCGACGTCCTCGCCCTCACCCAGGGGAAGGCGATCCAGGGCATCCACGCCGCCTATCTGGAGGCCGGCGCCGACATCGTCGAGACCAACACGTTCGGGGCCACGAGCGTGGCCCTGGCGGACTTCGGCCTCCAGCACCACACCCGCGAACTGAACCTGGCGGCGGCCAAACTCGCCCGGGCGGCGGCCGACGCCGCCACGGCCCGGACGCCCGACAGGCCCCGGTTCGTGGCCGGCTCGATCGGTCCGACCAACAAGCAGTTGTCGATCGCCGGCAACGTTGCCGACCCCGGCCACCGCGACGTCACCTTCGACCAGATGGTGGCTGCCTACCGGGAGCAGATCGAGGCCCTGATCGACGGAGGCGTCGACATCCTCCTCGCCGAGACCGCCTTCGACACGCTCGTGCTCAAGGCCTGCCTGCATGCCATCGAACGGGTGTTTTCCGACCTCGGCCGGACGCTGCCGGTGATGGCCTCGTTCACGATCTTCGAGGGAGGGCGGACGCTCTCCGCGCAGACGGTCGAGGCCTGCTGGACGAGCATCTCCCACATCGACCTCGTCAGCGTCGGCATCAACTGCGCCCTCGGGCCGGAAAAGCTCCGCACCCATGTCGCCGACCTGTCCCGGATCACGCCCCGGCCGGTGAGCTGCTACCCCAACGCCGGCCTCCCCAACGCCCTCGGCGGCTTCGACGAGACGCCGGAGATGATGGCCGGCGTGCTCGAGGAGTTCGCCCAGGCGGGCTGGCTGAACATCGTGGGCGGCTGCTGCGGCACGACGCCGGCCCACATCGGCGCTATCGCCGGCGTCATGAAGAACTACCCGCCGCGCCGGCCCGCGCCGCCGCCGCGGAGGAGCCGCTACTCCGGCCTGGAGATGCTCGAACTGCGGCCCGAGAGCAGCTTCACGATCGTCGGCGAGCGGACCAACGTCACCGGCTCACGGGCCTTCGCCCGGCTCGTCAAGGAGGAGCGATACGAGGAGGCGCTCGGCGTCGCCCGGCAGCAGGTCGAGAACGGCGCCAACATCATCGACGTCAACGTCGACGAGGGGATGCTCGACGGCGTGCAGGTGATGACGAAGTTCCTCACGCTGCTCTCCAGCGAGCCGGAGATCTCGCGGGTGCCGATCATGATCGACTCCTCGCGGTTCGAGGTCCTCGAGGCGGGCCTGAAGTGCGTCCAGGGGAAGGGGATCGTCAACTCGATCAGCCTCAAGGAGGGGGAGGAGACGTTTCTCGAGCACGCTCGGATCGTCCGCAGCCACGGGGCCGCGGTTGTCGTCATGGCCTTTGACGAGGAGGGGCAGGCAACCGACGTGGAACGCCGGGTGGCGATCTGCACACGGGCCTACCGGCTGCTCACGGAGCGGGCCGGCTTCCCCCCCGAGGACATCATCTTCGACCCCAACATCCTCACCGTGGCGACGGGCATCGAGGAGCACAACCGTTACGCCCTGAACTTCCTCGAGGCCACGCGGCGGATCAAGGAGGCGATGCCGGCGGTCAAGGTCTCGGGCGGCGTGAGCAACATCTCCTTCTCCTTCCGCGGCAACGAGGTCGTCCGCGAGTCGATGCACTCCTGCTTCCTGTACCACGCCATCCGGGCCGGCATGGAGATGGGGATCGTCAACGCCGGCCAGCTGGCGGTGTACGAGGAGATCACACCCGAGCTTCGCGAGCGGATCGAGGACGTGCTCTTCGACCGCCGCCCCGATGCGACGGAGCGGCTCGTCGAGTTCGCCGAGACGGTCAAGGGGCAGGGCGGCGGGGCGGGACCGCAGGCCGACGCCTGGCGCAGCCTCGACGTCGAGGCCCGGCTGACCCATGCGCTCGTCAAGGGAATCGCCGACTTCGTCGAGGTCGACGTGGAGGAGGCCCGGCAGCACTACGCGGCGAGCCTGGAGATCATCGAAGGGCCGCTGATGCGCGGCATGCAGACGGTCGGCGACCTGTTCGGCGAGGGGAAGATGTTCCTCCCGCAGGTCGTGAAGAGCGCCCGCGTCATGAAGCGGGCCGTGGCCCACCTCCTTCCCCACATGGAGGCGGAGCGGCTCGCGGCCGGGACGGCCCAGCAGAAACGCGGCCGGGTGCTGATGGCCACGGTCAAGGGGGACGTGCACGACATCGGCAAAAACATCGTGGGCGTCGTCCTCGGCTGCAACGGCTACGAGGTGGTCGACCTGGGCGTGATGGTGCCGTGCACGAAGATCATCGCGGAGGCGATCCGCACCGAGGCCGACGTCGTCGGGCTGTCGGGCCTGATCACGCCGAGCCTCGACGAGATGGTGCAGGTGGCCCGGGAGTTCGAGCACGAGGGGCTGAAGATGCCGCTTCTCATCGGCGGGGCGACGACCTCGGCCCGGCACACGGCCGTGAAGATCGCGCCGCAGTACTCGGGCCCCGTGGTTCACGTCAACGACGCCTCGCGGGCCGCCGGCGTCGTCGAGAAGCTGCTCAACCCCAACGCCCGCGACGAGTTCGTGCAGGCCACGCGGGCCGCCCAGACCCGCGACGTGGAGAACTTCAAACGCCGCCAGGAGACGAAACTCGTCGGCTACGCCGACGCCTGCGCGAAACGCTGGACCACCGACTGGGCGACGGCCCCGATCGCCGTGCCCGAGTTCCTCGGCGTGCGGACGCTCGACCCGGTGCCGCTCGCGGAACTCGTGCCGTTCATCGACTGGTCGCCGTTCTTCCTCTCCTGGGAGCTGAAGGGGAAGTACCCGGCGATCTTCGCCGATCCGACTGTCGGGGAGGAGGCGCGGAAACTGCACCGCGACGCCCTGCAGATGCTGGAGCGGATCGTTCGCGACGGGACGCTCGTGTCGAAGGCGGCCTACGGCTTCTTCCCGGCCAACTCCCGTGGCGACGACGTGGTCCTGTTCACGGACGAGTCGCGGACCACGGAACTCGGCCGCGTGCACACGCTCCGCCAGCAGTGGGAGCGGAAGGGGCAGGACGTGTTCCACGCCCTCGCCGACTTCGTGGCCCCGGTGGACAGCGGCCGGGCTGACTACATCGGCGCCTTCGCCTGCACGGCGGGGCACGGCTGCGACGCGCTCTGCCTGGAATACGACCGCGGGCACGACGACTACTCCTCGATCCTCGCCAAGGCGCTCGCCGACCGGCTGGCGGAGGCCTGCGCCGAGTGGCTGCACGCCCGGGCCCGGCGTGAGTGGGGCTTCGGCCACGACGACGGCCTTTCCAACGAGGACCTGATCGAGGAGCGCTACCGGGGCATCCGGCCGGCGCCCGGCTATCCGGCCTGCCCGGATCACACGGAAAAGGGGGCCCTGTTCGCCCTCCTCGACGCCGAGGAACGGGCGGGAATGACACTCACGGAGAGTTTCGCGATGCTGCCGGCGGCGAGCGTCAGCGGACTCTACTTCGCCCACCCGGAAAGCCGATATTTCGCGGTGGACCGGATCACCCGCGAGCAGGTCGAGTCGTACGCCCGTCGGAAGGGGATGCCCGTGGCCGAGGTCGAGCGCTGGCTGGCGCCGAACCTCGGCTACGACGCCTGA
- the xerC gene encoding tyrosine recombinase XerC: protein MAGERTTDGAEKPRPRTRRVIVDPGGGGADPAATAILVERFLAYVRHERGLATNTQAAYRRDLRDFTGWLKGRAPGSLSVRDLGDYFAFLSGRGLARASVARQAATLRTFFAFLQLEGIVAESPADLISAAKRDDAIPGSLAPEQVDRLLDAPERHAPRGLRDRALLELLYATGCRASEVSSLRLVDVHLEERFCTCRGKGGKERVVPLGGRAIAAIRAWLAGPRPEFAARAGAAPPWAILSARGNRLSRMRIWEIVREQADRAGIPPDIGPHTLRHSFATHLVAGGVDLRHVQEMLGHASIATTQRYTHVDADRLKSVHAKFHPRR from the coding sequence ATGGCAGGGGAGCGGACGACGGACGGCGCGGAAAAACCGCGGCCGCGGACGCGGCGGGTGATCGTCGATCCCGGCGGCGGCGGGGCCGATCCGGCCGCTACGGCGATCCTCGTGGAGCGGTTCCTGGCCTACGTGCGGCACGAGCGCGGCCTGGCGACGAACACGCAGGCGGCGTATCGGCGCGACCTCCGCGACTTCACCGGCTGGCTCAAGGGCAGGGCACCGGGCAGCCTGTCGGTTCGCGACCTCGGCGACTACTTCGCGTTCCTCTCCGGCCGCGGCCTGGCCCGGGCGAGCGTGGCCCGGCAGGCGGCCACGCTGCGCACGTTCTTCGCGTTCCTGCAGCTCGAGGGGATCGTGGCGGAGAGCCCGGCCGACCTGATCAGCGCCGCCAAGCGTGATGACGCGATCCCCGGCTCGCTCGCGCCGGAGCAGGTCGACCGGCTGCTCGACGCGCCCGAGCGACACGCCCCGCGCGGCTTGCGCGACCGGGCGCTCTTGGAACTGCTCTACGCCACCGGCTGCCGGGCCTCGGAGGTGTCGTCGCTCCGGCTCGTCGACGTCCATCTCGAGGAACGGTTTTGCACCTGCCGGGGCAAGGGCGGAAAGGAGCGGGTCGTGCCGCTCGGCGGGCGGGCGATCGCGGCGATCCGCGCCTGGCTCGCCGGCCCGCGGCCTGAGTTCGCGGCCCGGGCTGGGGCCGCGCCGCCGTGGGCGATCCTCTCGGCCCGCGGCAACCGGCTGTCGCGGATGCGGATCTGGGAAATCGTCCGCGAGCAGGCCGACCGGGCCGGCATCCCCCCCGACATTGGCCCGCACACGCTCCGCCACAGCTTCGCGACCCACCTCGTGGCCGGCGGCGTCGACCTGCGGCACGTGCAGGAGATGCTCGGCCACGCGAGCATCGCCACGACCCAGCGCTACACCCACGTCGACGCCGACCGACTGAAGAGCGTGCACGCCAAGTTCCACCCGCGCCGCTGA
- a CDS encoding RNA polymerase sigma factor, with product MPPSSTDAERFDSWVREHVAVLYKVAYRLVGSPHDAEDVVQDTFRSAWTSRQLYDSARSERAWLLAILRRRAADHWRSREPRHQVLDVDPAGLERAGSDPFAGELSNAMQRGLALLPDEIRESLLLVVVGELTHQEAADIQGVPLGTVLSRVSRGRRRLRETLLAAGPNGTVAVAAADSGSRHATSSPRADRGGEASRG from the coding sequence ATGCCCCCTTCGTCCACCGATGCCGAGCGGTTCGATTCCTGGGTGCGGGAGCACGTCGCCGTGTTGTACAAGGTCGCCTACCGCCTCGTCGGCAGTCCGCACGACGCGGAGGACGTCGTGCAGGACACGTTTCGCTCCGCCTGGACGAGCCGCCAACTCTACGATTCCGCCCGCAGCGAGCGGGCCTGGCTGCTGGCGATCCTGCGCCGCCGCGCGGCCGATCACTGGCGCAGCCGCGAGCCGCGTCACCAGGTCCTCGATGTCGATCCGGCCGGCCTGGAGCGGGCCGGTTCCGACCCGTTCGCGGGCGAATTATCGAATGCGATGCAGCGCGGACTGGCCCTGCTGCCCGACGAGATCCGGGAGTCGCTGCTGCTCGTGGTCGTCGGTGAACTGACGCACCAGGAGGCGGCGGACATCCAGGGCGTGCCCCTGGGCACGGTCCTGTCCCGGGTGAGTCGCGGCCGCCGCCGGCTGCGCGAGACGCTGCTGGCCGCCGGCCCGAACGGCACGGTGGCTGTGGCCGCCGCTGACTCCGGCAGCCGCCACGCGACCTCCAGCCCGCGGGCCGACCGCGGAGGAGAAGCCAGCCGTGGCTGA
- the tolQ gene encoding tolQ protein: protein MELAVRDGGRWLGRSWLGRLALAACLAAPWAAATVAPLAVAPAVAVAQDESESEGDGKSTAKEKSYLVFLAEALGIKYIIIFLLLSFSLVAMLVMCFLQFRKQVLIPPALVQQFEANLDNKEYQQAFDLAKNDDSYMGHVLAAGMGKLQSGYPAAVEAMDAAAGDQAMKLEHKISYVSLIGALAPMFGLLGTVDGMVAAFMKIATSDTAPKPSELAVGISQALVTTLIGLWLAIPAIACFALFKNWLQRFNDDVAGESSRLMARFQSIGKK from the coding sequence ATGGAGTTGGCAGTGCGGGACGGTGGGCGGTGGCTGGGCCGTTCGTGGCTCGGCCGGTTGGCATTGGCGGCCTGCCTGGCCGCTCCCTGGGCCGCGGCCACGGTCGCCCCGCTCGCGGTCGCACCGGCCGTCGCCGTCGCCCAGGACGAGAGCGAGAGTGAGGGCGACGGGAAGTCGACGGCCAAGGAAAAAAGTTACCTCGTGTTCCTCGCCGAGGCGCTCGGCATCAAGTACATCATCATTTTCCTCCTTCTTTCCTTCTCGCTGGTGGCGATGCTCGTGATGTGCTTCCTGCAGTTTCGGAAGCAGGTGCTCATCCCCCCAGCGCTCGTGCAGCAGTTCGAGGCCAACCTCGACAACAAGGAATATCAGCAGGCATTCGACCTGGCGAAGAACGACGATTCTTATATGGGCCACGTGCTCGCGGCCGGCATGGGGAAGCTGCAGTCGGGCTATCCCGCCGCCGTCGAGGCGATGGACGCCGCGGCCGGCGACCAGGCGATGAAACTCGAGCACAAGATCAGCTATGTGTCGCTCATCGGCGCCCTGGCGCCGATGTTCGGCCTCCTCGGCACGGTGGACGGGATGGTGGCGGCGTTCATGAAGATCGCCACCTCGGACACCGCCCCCAAGCCGAGCGAACTCGCCGTCGGCATCTCGCAGGCCCTCGTGACGACGCTCATCGGGCTCTGGCTCGCGATCCCCGCCATTGCCTGCTTCGCGCTCTTCAAGAACTGGCTGCAGCGGTTCAACGACGACGTGGCCGGGGAGAGTTCCCGGCTCATGGCCCGGTTCCAGAGCATCGGCAAGAAGTGA
- the serC gene encoding phosphoserine aminotransferase: MAMPVDRVFNFSPGPAVLPLPVLEQARDELVSLPGAGASVLEISHRSPPFDRILEDTLQGLRDLLAVGPDHELILLQGGASLQFSMVPMNLLRGQDGAADYILTGTWGATAVKEARREGKVHVAWDGAATKYDRLPTAAEIRLSSRPAYVHVTSNETIQGVQWKHDPDVGDAPLVCDCSSDFLSRPIDVGRHGLIYACAQKNAGIAGVTAVIIRKDLLDRSRDDLPSMLDYRTFVQAGSRPNTPPVFAIYILGLVCRWIRDAMGGLAGMHRHNAAKARLLYDVLDASGGFYAGHARPDCRSDMNVTFRLPDERHETAFVKGAAAQGLVDLKGHRSVGGIRASIYNAMPVAGVEALRDYMLDFQRSPRL, translated from the coding sequence ATGGCGATGCCGGTGGATCGCGTCTTCAATTTTTCCCCCGGCCCGGCCGTGCTGCCGCTGCCCGTGCTTGAGCAGGCACGGGATGAACTCGTGTCGCTGCCGGGCGCGGGCGCCTCGGTGCTGGAGATCAGTCACCGCAGTCCCCCCTTCGACCGCATCCTCGAGGACACCCTGCAGGGTCTGCGCGACCTGCTCGCCGTCGGTCCTGACCACGAGCTGATCCTCCTCCAAGGGGGCGCCAGCCTGCAGTTCTCGATGGTGCCGATGAACCTGCTGCGCGGCCAGGACGGGGCGGCCGACTACATCCTCACCGGCACGTGGGGCGCGACGGCCGTCAAGGAAGCCCGGCGCGAGGGGAAGGTGCACGTCGCCTGGGACGGAGCGGCGACGAAGTACGACCGGCTGCCAACGGCCGCCGAGATCCGCCTCTCGTCCCGCCCGGCATACGTCCACGTCACGAGCAACGAGACGATCCAGGGGGTGCAGTGGAAGCACGATCCCGACGTCGGCGACGCGCCGCTGGTCTGCGACTGCTCCAGCGACTTCCTCTCCCGGCCGATCGACGTCGGCCGCCACGGGCTGATCTACGCCTGCGCCCAGAAGAACGCCGGCATTGCCGGCGTGACCGCGGTCATCATCCGCAAGGACCTGCTCGACCGCTCGCGGGACGACCTGCCTTCGATGCTCGACTATCGGACGTTCGTGCAGGCCGGATCACGGCCGAACACGCCGCCGGTGTTCGCGATCTACATCCTCGGCCTCGTCTGCCGCTGGATCCGCGACGCGATGGGGGGGCTGGCCGGCATGCACCGGCACAACGCCGCCAAGGCGCGGCTCCTGTACGACGTCCTCGACGCCTCGGGGGGCTTCTACGCCGGGCATGCCCGCCCCGACTGCCGCTCCGACATGAACGTCACCTTCCGCCTGCCCGACGAGCGGCACGAGACGGCATTCGTCAAGGGGGCGGCCGCACAAGGTCTGGTCGACCTCAAGGGGCACCGCTCCGTGGGGGGCATCCGTGCCAGCATCTACAATGCCATGCCCGTCGCGGGCGTGGAGGCCCTGCGCGACTACATGCTCGACTTCCAGCGGTCGCCGCGGCTCTGA
- a CDS encoding biopolymer transporter ExbD — protein sequence MARRSNGGPSNTDIDMTPMIDVTFQLITFFIFTLNFSTAVQDDRVQLPASQLAKPAEAASEDPITLQLWPDSQDGERTKVIYNGEKIPVSGMGAFLDQEARVLREAGRDPGDATVIIRGDTRVPTGEVQDLIKICQEKTFTKFVLRAEYDESGKR from the coding sequence ATGGCGCGCAGGAGCAACGGAGGGCCGTCGAACACCGACATCGACATGACGCCGATGATCGACGTGACGTTTCAGCTGATCACGTTCTTCATCTTCACGCTCAACTTCTCCACCGCCGTCCAGGACGACCGTGTCCAGCTGCCGGCCAGCCAACTGGCGAAGCCGGCCGAGGCGGCCTCGGAGGATCCGATCACGCTGCAGCTCTGGCCTGACAGCCAGGATGGCGAGCGGACGAAGGTCATCTACAACGGGGAGAAGATCCCGGTGTCCGGGATGGGGGCGTTTCTCGACCAGGAGGCCCGCGTGCTCCGGGAGGCGGGGCGGGATCCGGGCGATGCCACGGTGATCATCCGCGGCGACACGCGGGTGCCGACCGGCGAGGTCCAGGATCTGATCAAGATCTGCCAGGAGAAGACGTTCACGAAATTCGTGCTCCGCGCGGAGTACGACGAGAGCGGCAAGCGGTGA